One segment of Streptomyces sp. NBC_01463 DNA contains the following:
- a CDS encoding NUDIX hydrolase, whose protein sequence is MPPYDPSTFPPFAVTVDLVVLTVRRHALCALVVRRGETPFQGRWALPGGFVKADEDLGAAAARELVEETGLCAHDPATPSVGNGAHLEQLATYGAPERDPRMRVVSVAHLALAPDLPAPRAGGDANSARWAPVEDLLGPEGGYGREGERQAPLAFDHAQILADGVERARSKIEYSSLATAFCPPSFTVGELRRVYEAVWGVVLDPRNFHRKVTGTPGFLVPAGGTTTRQGGRPAQLFRSGSATVLNPPMLRPEV, encoded by the coding sequence ATGCCGCCCTACGACCCGTCGACCTTCCCGCCCTTCGCTGTCACCGTCGACCTGGTTGTGCTCACGGTGCGCCGTCATGCGCTCTGTGCGCTGGTGGTACGCCGAGGTGAGACGCCGTTCCAGGGCAGGTGGGCGCTGCCCGGCGGCTTCGTCAAAGCCGATGAGGACCTCGGCGCCGCGGCGGCGCGCGAACTCGTCGAGGAGACCGGGCTGTGCGCGCACGACCCGGCGACCCCGTCGGTCGGCAACGGCGCACATCTCGAACAGCTCGCCACGTACGGAGCGCCCGAGCGCGATCCCCGGATGAGGGTCGTCAGCGTCGCCCATCTCGCGCTGGCGCCCGATCTGCCGGCTCCGCGTGCGGGCGGCGACGCGAACAGTGCGCGCTGGGCGCCTGTCGAGGACCTTCTCGGGCCGGAAGGGGGCTACGGGCGCGAGGGCGAGCGGCAGGCCCCGCTGGCCTTCGACCACGCCCAGATCCTCGCCGACGGTGTGGAGCGGGCCCGTTCCAAGATCGAGTACTCCTCGCTGGCCACCGCGTTCTGCCCGCCCTCGTTCACGGTCGGCGAGCTGCGCCGGGTGTACGAGGCGGTGTGGGGCGTGGTGCTCGACCCGAGGAACTTCCATCGCAAGGTGACGGGCACGCCCGGCTTCCTGGTGCCTGCCGGGGGGACGACCACCCGTCAGGGCGGCCGCCCCGCCCAGCTGTTCCGGTCGGGTTCGGCCACGGTGCTGAATCCGCCGATGCTGCGGCCCGAGGTCTGA